A stretch of DNA from Tigriopus californicus strain San Diego chromosome 11, Tcal_SD_v2.1, whole genome shotgun sequence:
ttcttttctctttcccatcctttttttcagttttgtatccttgtgatcaaaatatttttatctcACACCccaatcatcaaatctgatgtcGGGTGgccaaatcaataaacaataaacaacgaatttgagttggcagaccgagcNATATTTTTATCTCACACCccaatcatcaaatctgatgtcGGGTGgccaaatcaataaacaataaacaacgaatttgagttggcagaccgagcttgCTCTTTAATGTAGGGTTGGTCTagaatgctacttaaaaaacTGTCTAAGTCtgtcttgaaagatgctaccggatcaataaggcttacgtattccttacgaacattagagggaagcaaattaaacaatgaaggaggcagagaaagaaaagatgtggaattcattgctcgaactagcctggattctcgaggacttgaaggtgctctcaaaacgcacattaagcctctacggtcactagaattgaccctaaatcctgggttgggacaaagcgcatggatgcttttgaaaacgtacagtatcagatacctttggtACCTTCTCTGGACACTGTAAAGTATCAGAGtgattctccgtctgtggATATGTTTTAGCGTCAAAAGTGTCCCTGAGAAAAGTCGGGAGGAGCATCGAAccgggacctctctcatgataGGGAACTGCGCAAATCACTAGGCGACGTCTCCTCCATGAACTGCCATCAGGAATTAATAAAATGGTGACGTGGACGCAATCTTTTTGTTAATTCTctatatttgatgtcaattCATCTCTGAAAGTATTATAATTAGGAGCAAATAATCGTTGGGCAGAAGAAGCGTATTGGTAGCAATCTCTCTCCGAATGACCGATACACACTTGAACTGTACATACGCGAGAGTGAGAGCTGAGCTCGATTGAATCACTGACTTTTGGGACTGATCTTGGCCTTAGCCACCATGTCGTTACACAAGGATTTGATGCCAATGGTTGGGGAAGAGGTGGAATACGAGGAGTCACTCTCGCTGACCGTCTTTTCGCTAGTGGAGAAGATCTCCTCTCCATATTTCGCGATCAAATCCGCTTGGTTGAACATCCGCTTGGGTTGGATGGTGGGCGTGCCCATGGGTGTGGTGTCAGTCGACGAGTGGATAAGGGAATCATTCTCTGACTCGGAATTTCGGCTGATCAAGCGCATATGCAGACTGGGAGACATTCTCGAGTCGTCCGCATCTTTGAACATGTGATAGAATTGCGAGACATAAGTCACCACCGAGAATTTGTCGGGCTCGTCGAAGTCCACCATGTCTTGAGCTTCAAGCAAGGCCGGGATTTTCAATTGCTCTTCGGCAACTTTGAAGGCCAGAGCGTTGTTGTCAAATGCATTTTCGGCCTTTAATGACTCGTAATCAATCAGGTCAGGGCGGAAATGATGGATGATGGCGCAAAACGCCAACCCATCCTTGAACGATGAGGTCAAATCAATGATCTGCACGTTCTTGTAGTCCTTGGTGACTCTGTCACACCAGATTTGAAGAGCTCGCATTCCTTTCCGTTGAATAGGCATGTTGGATAAGTTGAAGTGTTATTGATCTAGAATGAAAAATCAAGTCTACGTTTAAACTAGCCCAATTTTTTGAGGACACATGCAATAAAAGTAATCGGAAGCAACAGATTTCACCACCATCAGTTGGGAACAATAGGAAAGAGTCCAATCAAAAGAGGTAGCACCTAGGTGCGAGATGGCATATGCCATCAACAATGACGACCTTGTGGTAAGAGGATAATGAGCTGATGATCAGAGGAAGGAAGCTCTTACCTATATTGATGTGTTGAACGTGAATTGCTCTTGGTCGCTGGACAGGTGATTTAGTTCAGCTCTAATTCGTATTCCTTCCCTGGAAAAGAACAAAGCTTTGATTTAGTTTCTCCTACTACTTCATGTACGGGTGCATCGGTTGTTGAATTGAGTTTGGTTTGAGCTCAAATCAAACTGGTCATTGATCCAAAATCTGTCTCTCATTCTCGATATGGTCAAGGGCGCTGTAGTTTTAGAagctctttcaatctttttccGTCTTCATCTTGAAGAATTAGGGGCTCTCATGCAATCCGATTGGATCTCTTACAACTGGCTTTATCTGACAGATTGAATGCGTGCATATCAGTTGAAACTGATCACAATCGTTGTTTCCAAGGGGATCTCATTTACTCTCGTGGAGCGCAAGGTCGTGGGTTCAAGTTATGGTCCGTCAGAGATCTGGTCATTTTCTAGCGATTCTAATACAACCACGACCATCGTCAAGCCAGGGGCACCAGCACCTAACAGACCACTTGGGATTATAGTGAAAACCAGTTCTTATTTATGTTAAGAGAGACTGACAGCTCTCTTCTTGTATGGCTCAAACACATCATATATACAAATGTTTTGCAGAAACAACAcaattcagaaatattattGGCAAATAGTAACACAGGTTAACATATTCACTTACCCTGGGAAGCTAATAAAGTTACAATAAGGATGGACTGTGACAGCACAGCGAAGTACTCAACACTTCCACGACCAAAGTTAGACTGACGATCAATATAGGAGGACTTCTTGGCCAGCCATCAAGCGTGCGTGCGTTTGTGTATCAGAACGGAGAGGAGGCAAGCTGCTTGGCTCAAGAGCCTTGCCACCAGCTGCTTGGTAACTACATTGTGGACTAGGATCACTAGTAAACCCTTGAACATCTTTTTACGGTATGGACATCTATCTATCATTCTGGTCATTTTTTAGGGCCAATAGTCTGCCAGTTTGCTCagaatattctttttctttggatcaCCTTTGATCAGtaaattaatttttttttgattcaactGGGTCTGAGATTTAGTTAAGCACCAATGATCTATTTGCTTTTGATCAGCTCTAAACACTCTCTGCTCACTTCACATTCTATTCCTACTGTGAATACGAGaactttggtcaaatttgaaaaatatacatacaatcatttcattggaaaCTATTCAGTGTTAGATCGTTAAATCGCATTCATTATGAGCTCCCCTCAGCCCTATTCGCTCACGATGTCCAAAGGTACATATAAACATACCCTGGTGCTATTGACTTGAACTGATCTGCGTGGAGGGACTTTCGGGGTCCTCTGAGAACGATGATCCATCGGTTGGCTAGCGTGCGATTCGTCGTTTTCTGGGCAGAAGGCTCTCCTTGCCCAACTCCTTAGTTTGTCCAACATCATAATACCGATACTCAAAGTTGAAGAGGCACGCCAGCCTAgcttcagtcagtcagtcagtcagtca
This window harbors:
- the LOC131889805 gene encoding MICAL-like protein 2 isoform X1, with protein sequence MPIQRKGMRALQIWCDRVTKDYKNVQIIDLTSSFKDGLAFCAIIHHFRPDLIDYESLKAENAFDNNALAFKVAEEQLKIPALLEAQDMVDFDEPDKFSVVTYVSQFYHMFKDADDSRMSPSLHMRLISRNSESENDSLIHSSTDTTPMGTPTIQPKRMFNQADLIAKYGEEIFSTSEKTVSESDSSYSTSSPTIGIKSLCNDMVAKAKISPKSQ